TAGTGCATTACTGCTGTCGCCAAGCACTCCGCAGCTAGCTCACGCCGAGGTGTTTTTCAGCCCCGGCACTGAGTGCCTAGATGCGATTTTGGGCTTCATCAACCGAGCAGCGCATCGCCTAGATGTGTGCGTGTTTACGATTTCTGACGACCGGATTGCGGAAGCCTTACTTGCAGCACACCGCAAGGGCACAACCATCCGGCTGCTCACCGACAACGACAAGCTCCACGACCAAGGCTCCGACATAAAAGCGTTGCAAGCGGCTGGGCTAGCGGTACGAATCGACAACACGCCCAACCACATGCACCATAAGTTCGCTCTCGCCGACGAGCGGCTAGCTTTGACCGGGAGCTATAACTGGACGCGTTCAGCAGCTCTCGCCAACTTGGAGAATCTGCTCATCACCGACAATACCACGGTGGTGCAGCGCTATGCCACCGAGTTTAATCGTCTTTGGCAGGAAATGCAAGTCTACGAAGGTCACTAGCTGAAAGCAGTTGGTGTCCATGTATTTGCGTCAAAAGTAGTTACTTGCTGTATGCAAACAGTTACACCCTTGGCCGTTGCCTACCTAGCTTCGCCGGTGGGCCTTTTGGAGTTGCGCGGCACCGATGCGGGCTTAGCGGCGGTGCTTTTCCGACAGGACGGAGAAGCTGCTCCGACGCCCCCCGATACCTTGCCAACTTGCCTACGCGAAGCCGCGCAACAGCTGCAAGCCTACTTTGGCCGGGAGTTACGCACCTTCGACCTAACTTATGATTTACAACAAGGCACTGATTTTCAGCGTCGCGTTTGGGCTGCACTTCCCGGCATTGGGTATGGTCGAACGGCCTCTTACCTCGACCTAGCTCGCCAACTCGGCGACCCAAAAGCCGTGCGCGCCGTGGGCGCCGCCAACGGCCAAAACCCCTTGGCCATCGTGTGTCCATGCCACCGAATCATCGGCGCCGGTGGGCAGCTTACAGGATACGCCGGTGGCCTAGCACGTAAGAAGTGGCTATTGACTTTCGAGAACCCGCCTGCGCAAGGAGAGTTGTTTTAGCTAGGGTATGATGAGTTAGTTGACACAACCGAGCTTCTCGGACACAGTTAGTACGTTCTTTCCTAATGCTTTTTCAGAAGTAGGCTCCATATAAAAAGCGCTGCTTAGGGTAGCTGAATTTCAAGTACTCGTTTCTCCATGTTCAGAACCATGAGTGTGCTGTCGAGTTGTTCTGGCACACAGTCTAGTAGCTCTCGCTCATGTAGATACTGTTGATAGGAATGAGGCCCTAAGTGAACTACAAGTTGGTAGAGGTGCTGAGTGGGGCCTTGGCCTTTCGAACTGCGTTCCAACCAAGCGCGTAAGACGAGTTGATGCGTCTGGGCCACCGAATCCAGCAAATAATCTGCTTCCCATTCTGGACCGAGTACCCCATCACACCAGCAGCCTCTGAGGTCAGGCTTGGCAGCCTGCAACAAGGACGCAGAAAGCGCCCATTCTAGTTGTTCCAGAAAGGCTTCAGTGATCATATAGTAGGTAACGTACTAAGCTAGTTGTGAATAGGCGAAACTTAGAATCACTGTTTTTGCTGTAGCTTATACAGCATTTTAACTCCTTCCCTCAATG
This Hymenobacter sp. GOD-10R DNA region includes the following protein-coding sequences:
- a CDS encoding methylated-DNA--[protein]-cysteine S-methyltransferase translates to MQTVTPLAVAYLASPVGLLELRGTDAGLAAVLFRQDGEAAPTPPDTLPTCLREAAQQLQAYFGRELRTFDLTYDLQQGTDFQRRVWAALPGIGYGRTASYLDLARQLGDPKAVRAVGAANGQNPLAIVCPCHRIIGAGGQLTGYAGGLARKKWLLTFENPPAQGELF
- a CDS encoding phospholipase D-like domain-containing protein codes for the protein MSPSAATTELLARFRRAFADSTLSAEEARDLRERLAAHGLQGNELEALRHQLFAMAEERFNTFKDKKTVEWLEAASALLLSPSTPQLAHAEVFFSPGTECLDAILGFINRAAHRLDVCVFTISDDRIAEALLAAHRKGTTIRLLTDNDKLHDQGSDIKALQAAGLAVRIDNTPNHMHHKFALADERLALTGSYNWTRSAALANLENLLITDNTTVVQRYATEFNRLWQEMQVYEGH